From the genome of Prevotella herbatica, one region includes:
- a CDS encoding ABC transporter ATP-binding protein, with translation MESVVLHGLSIGYKDKKVGEEINASLCSGEFTCLLGSNGVGKSTLLKTISGFIKPLAGNVIIDNTNINDYSSAKLAQKISVVLTGKPGVENISVGELVGMGRYPFTGFWGILNKDDERIIDESLDMVGVLKLKSRMVQTLSDGERQKTMIAKALAQHTQMIFLDEPTAFLDFPSKIEMMKLLQNLSHQFGKTILLSTHDVEQALQLADKLWLMNDDKMCIGTPRELSSDGTLGNYIERDSIEFDKKNMIVKIKS, from the coding sequence ATGGAATCAGTTGTTTTGCATGGTTTGTCTATCGGATATAAGGATAAAAAAGTGGGTGAAGAGATCAATGCTTCGCTTTGCAGCGGTGAATTTACATGTCTGCTGGGATCAAATGGAGTAGGGAAGTCAACACTGCTTAAAACGATATCAGGATTTATTAAACCACTTGCTGGTAATGTTATCATTGACAATACTAATATCAATGATTATTCTTCGGCAAAGCTGGCACAAAAGATAAGTGTTGTGCTTACAGGAAAACCAGGAGTGGAAAACATTTCTGTAGGAGAGTTGGTTGGCATGGGGCGATACCCTTTTACTGGATTTTGGGGGATATTGAATAAGGATGACGAGAGAATTATTGATGAGTCTTTGGATATGGTTGGAGTCTTAAAATTGAAAAGCCGTATGGTTCAGACGCTAAGTGATGGAGAACGACAGAAGACAATGATTGCGAAAGCACTTGCTCAGCATACTCAAATGATTTTTCTTGATGAGCCAACTGCCTTTCTGGATTTTCCAAGTAAGATAGAAATGATGAAGCTATTGCAGAATCTTTCACATCAGTTTGGTAAGACAATATTGCTATCCACACATGATGTAGAGCAGGCTTTACAGTTAGCTGACAAACTGTGGCTTATGAATGATGATAAAATGTGTATAGGAACACCTCGTGAATTGTCATCAGATGGCACTTTAGGAAATTATATCGAACGGGACAGTATAGAGTTTGATAAAAAAAACATGATAGTTAAGATTAAATCATAA
- a CDS encoding AAA domain-containing protein: protein MNQQTSPIQELQRQKMLLEIEYHSEKEAFRKQTESTGLMRKVKKGEAWFPLNIGKSYYNSLNQMAIEVTRNTDTDTEHNFEFGRPVAFFKTDGKSLHYFNFTGTVSFADGNRMVVIIPDGGHAIDLQGCTEKIGIQLFFDETSYKLMFEALDRVIKAKGNRLAYLRDLFYSHQKAEHFSFTAQRFPWLNPTQEKAVNEVLWAKDVEVVHGPPGTGKTTTLVEAINETLMRENQVLVCAQSNMAIDWICEKLVDRGINVLRIGNPTKVNDKMLGFTYERKFEGHPEYSQLWAIRRAIRDLRSHRKERDEKYHQKLEHLKARATEIEIRINSELLGEARVIASTLVGSANRLLEGQKFGTLFIDEAAQALEAACWIPIKRATRVILAGDHCQLPPTIKSIAALKAGLGKTLMERIVENKPEVVTLLKIQYRMNEKIMRFSSDWFYHGQVESAPQIKFRGILDYDTPIEWTETAPVTNDKDNTKAASGEGRDGESIINKEEARITLEKLEDYFTKIGKQKILEEQIDVGVISPYRAQVQYMRKLIKKKEFFKPYRHLISINTVDGFQGQERDVILISLVRSNTDGQIGFLHDLRRMNVAITRARMKLIIIGDKDTLCRHPFYNKLWEYINEED from the coding sequence ATGAATCAACAGACATCACCAATACAAGAACTACAAAGACAGAAGATGCTCTTAGAAATAGAGTATCATTCAGAAAAAGAAGCTTTTCGCAAACAAACAGAATCAACAGGACTAATGCGTAAGGTAAAGAAGGGAGAAGCATGGTTTCCTCTAAATATAGGAAAAAGTTACTATAACTCTCTAAACCAGATGGCAATAGAGGTAACAAGAAATACGGATACGGATACAGAACATAACTTTGAATTCGGAAGACCTGTAGCATTCTTTAAAACAGACGGAAAATCATTACATTACTTTAATTTCACAGGTACAGTCTCTTTTGCCGATGGCAACAGAATGGTCGTGATTATTCCTGATGGAGGACATGCCATAGATCTTCAAGGATGCACAGAAAAGATAGGAATACAACTGTTTTTTGACGAGACAAGCTACAAGCTGATGTTTGAAGCTCTTGACAGAGTGATCAAAGCAAAGGGAAACAGACTGGCATATTTGCGAGATTTATTTTATTCACATCAGAAAGCAGAACATTTCTCTTTTACGGCACAACGCTTTCCTTGGCTCAATCCTACTCAGGAGAAGGCCGTAAACGAGGTACTTTGGGCTAAAGATGTTGAAGTTGTGCATGGCCCTCCAGGAACAGGAAAGACAACAACTCTTGTTGAAGCTATCAACGAGACGCTTATGCGAGAGAATCAAGTTTTGGTATGCGCACAAAGCAACATGGCTATTGACTGGATTTGCGAGAAGTTAGTAGACAGAGGAATAAACGTGTTGAGAATAGGAAATCCAACCAAGGTGAACGATAAAATGCTTGGATTTACTTACGAGCGGAAGTTTGAGGGTCATCCCGAATATTCTCAACTATGGGCTATAAGAAGAGCTATACGAGATTTGAGAAGTCACAGAAAAGAACGTGACGAAAAATATCATCAGAAATTGGAACATCTGAAAGCACGCGCCACAGAAATAGAGATTCGAATTAATTCTGAATTACTTGGTGAGGCTAGAGTAATAGCATCTACACTTGTTGGTTCGGCAAACAGACTTCTTGAAGGACAGAAATTTGGAACATTGTTTATTGACGAAGCAGCACAGGCTCTTGAAGCTGCATGCTGGATTCCAATAAAACGAGCAACAAGAGTAATCTTGGCAGGAGACCACTGCCAACTTCCACCTACAATAAAAAGTATTGCCGCACTTAAGGCAGGACTAGGCAAGACTCTGATGGAACGCATTGTAGAAAACAAGCCAGAAGTTGTTACGTTGTTGAAGATACAGTATAGAATGAACGAAAAAATCATGCGTTTCTCCAGCGACTGGTTCTACCACGGCCAAGTGGAAAGTGCTCCACAGATTAAATTCCGTGGTATACTTGACTATGACACACCTATAGAATGGACAGAAACAGCACCAGTAACAAATGACAAAGATAACACTAAAGCCGCAAGTGGTGAAGGCAGAGACGGAGAATCAATAATTAATAAGGAAGAGGCTCGCATAACTCTTGAAAAACTTGAAGATTATTTCACGAAAATTGGCAAGCAAAAGATTCTTGAAGAACAAATAGATGTGGGAGTGATATCTCCATACAGGGCACAAGTGCAATACATGCGCAAACTGATAAAGAAAAAAGAATTCTTTAAACCATATAGGCATCTAATAAGCATCAACACTGTGGATGGTTTCCAAGGGCAGGAACGTGATGTGATATTGATTTCTTTGGTAAGAAGTAATACTGATGGTCAAATAGGATTCCTCCATGACCTTAGGCGAATGAATGTCGCTATAACACGTGCAAGGATGAAACTAATAATAATAGGCGACAAAGATACGCTGTGCCGTCACCCATTCTATAATAAACTATGGGAATATATTAACGAAGAAGATTGA
- a CDS encoding MATE family efflux transporter, with protein MANTNDMTIGSPVRDILKFSIPLILGYILQQMYLIIDAAIVGRWIGVDALAAVGTSSSIMFLIMGFCNGSCAGFAIPIAQAFGAKDYKKMRSYVSNAMRIAIVMAIVITLMSCIFCGRVLKIVNTPTDIFDNAYIFLFLQFLAIPFTIAYNLLSGFIRAIGNSKQPFYFLIASSFINIILDVILILILGMGVEGAGIATLISQCCASLMCWVYIKRKLQLLIPKGEETHFDNKLINILLNNGMPMGMQFSITAVGIIMLQSANNALGTTYVAAFTASIRIKYLFTCVFENIGVAMATYCGQNIGARKINRIKTGIYAAIKIMLVYFIITFIVIYPFADYMMMLFVDGSEKDVVSNAAMFMRIANYFYPALGLLTIFRYSIQGLGYSNLSMMSGVMEMIARCGVSLWIVPALKFTGVCYGDPVAWIMADMFLIPAFIWLYGHIKRKTPLCVS; from the coding sequence ATGGCTAACACTAATGATATGACAATAGGGTCTCCTGTAAGAGACATCCTGAAATTTTCTATTCCACTGATACTAGGATATATACTGCAACAGATGTATCTTATCATTGACGCGGCAATTGTAGGAAGGTGGATTGGTGTAGATGCTCTTGCGGCAGTGGGAACATCAAGCAGCATTATGTTCCTTATTATGGGATTCTGCAATGGCTCTTGTGCGGGCTTCGCCATTCCTATTGCTCAAGCTTTCGGAGCAAAGGACTACAAGAAGATGCGGTCATACGTGAGTAACGCTATGCGCATTGCAATAGTAATGGCTATAGTGATAACATTGATGAGCTGTATATTCTGTGGAAGGGTTCTAAAGATCGTAAACACTCCTACTGACATATTCGATAACGCCTACATATTTCTGTTCCTGCAATTTCTAGCCATACCATTTACAATCGCATACAATCTTCTTTCTGGATTCATACGCGCTATAGGCAACAGTAAACAACCGTTTTATTTTCTTATAGCATCTTCGTTTATCAACATCATACTTGACGTAATTCTCATTCTAATTCTCGGAATGGGCGTAGAAGGTGCAGGAATAGCCACACTGATATCACAATGCTGTGCATCGTTGATGTGCTGGGTATATATCAAAAGGAAACTGCAACTGCTGATACCAAAGGGAGAGGAAACACATTTCGACAACAAATTAATAAATATATTGCTCAACAACGGCATGCCAATGGGAATGCAATTCTCTATCACTGCCGTTGGAATCATTATGCTGCAAAGTGCCAACAATGCGTTAGGTACCACCTATGTAGCAGCTTTCACGGCAAGCATACGTATAAAATATCTATTCACATGTGTATTTGAGAACATCGGAGTTGCCATGGCTACCTATTGCGGACAAAATATTGGCGCAAGAAAAATTAATCGCATAAAGACAGGAATATACGCTGCCATAAAAATTATGCTTGTGTATTTCATCATCACGTTTATCGTTATATATCCTTTTGCCGACTACATGATGATGCTTTTTGTAGATGGTAGCGAAAAGGATGTAGTAAGCAACGCAGCAATGTTTATGCGCATTGCAAACTACTTCTACCCTGCACTGGGACTGCTCACCATATTCCGCTATAGTATTCAGGGACTTGGATACAGCAACCTAAGCATGATGAGCGGAGTTATGGAGATGATTGCACGATGTGGCGTAAGCCTTTGGATTGTACCCGCCCTGAAGTTTACGGGTGTATGTTATGGCGATCCTGTGGCATGGATAATGGCTGATATGTTCCTTATACCTGCCTTTATCTGGCTATATGGTCATATCAAAAGGAAGACGCCTCTATGCGTCTCTTAA
- a CDS encoding PfkB family carbohydrate kinase gives MKDICCIGHITLDKIITPKDTVFMAGGTSFYMSYGMNRLPNDVSYQLVTKVGKESLDEVENMRKLGIDVECHQSNKSVFFENKYGDNTNNRTQRVLAKADPFTVDEMKGIDARVYHLGSLLADDFSPEVVEYLSTKGLISIDVQGYLREVRGENVFATDWKDKERILECTDIIKLNEHEMEVITNSKNPRTVAIKLAEMGVREVVITLGSYGSVIYAEGKFYEIPAYKPNVVVDATGCGDTYSAGYLYMRSLGAGYSDAGKFAAAMCTLKLEHSGPFDKNIEDIKNIIK, from the coding sequence ATGAAAGATATTTGCTGCATTGGACATATAACTCTGGATAAAATCATCACTCCTAAAGATACCGTCTTTATGGCTGGAGGTACATCCTTTTATATGTCTTATGGTATGAATCGGCTTCCAAATGACGTTTCATATCAACTTGTCACAAAAGTAGGAAAGGAATCTCTTGACGAAGTTGAGAATATGAGGAAACTCGGCATAGACGTGGAATGTCATCAAAGTAATAAGAGCGTTTTCTTTGAAAACAAATATGGCGACAATACAAACAACCGCACACAGCGTGTTTTAGCTAAAGCTGATCCATTCACAGTTGACGAGATGAAAGGTATTGACGCACGTGTATATCATCTGGGAAGCCTGCTTGCCGATGACTTCTCACCAGAAGTTGTTGAATACCTCTCAACAAAAGGACTTATCTCTATTGATGTTCAGGGATATCTGCGTGAAGTTAGAGGAGAAAATGTATTCGCTACAGATTGGAAAGACAAAGAGAGAATACTTGAATGCACTGATATCATAAAACTAAACGAGCATGAAATGGAAGTTATCACAAATTCAAAAAATCCACGTACTGTAGCTATTAAACTAGCAGAAATGGGAGTACGTGAGGTCGTGATAACGCTCGGCAGTTATGGCAGCGTAATATATGCAGAAGGCAAATTCTATGAGATTCCTGCTTACAAACCAAATGTAGTTGTTGACGCAACAGGATGTGGTGACACATATTCTGCAGGATATCTTTATATGAGAAGTTTAGGTGCTGGCTATTCTGATGCAGGAAAATTCGCAGCTGCCATGTGCACACTTAAACTTGAACATAGCGGCCCCTTTGACAAAAATATAGAAGATATTAAGAATATTATAAAATAA
- a CDS encoding MFS transporter, with product MNTKEKLWNAKYIKVMTANFMMYFAFYILTPLLPIYLSERFGATNDVIGLVLSGYTIASLIIRPFSGFVVDSFNRKKVLVICLFSFFVFFVGYIAASTLLMFAIVRTLHGGPFGAATVANSTVAIDVLPSSRRNEGLGYYGLSNNLAMAIAPSIGIYLYKLLDDFSVLFWIALVVAFVGLLVDGTVKILANSIVKNNGKLSLDRFFLTRAWLLAINIAMFGFCFGVLSNYLAIYSKQELGITGGTGTYFALLSIGLFSSRIEGAKALREGRLTHNAAYGMCIALIGYIMFVAWINPVGYYLSAFLIGLGNGHMYPAFLNMFISVAHHDERGTANSSILTSWDLGFGIGILLGGVVSEMVGYKAAFWMVAIENAFGVLLFFMFAGKFFVKRRIEASSF from the coding sequence ATGAATACAAAAGAAAAACTTTGGAATGCAAAGTATATAAAGGTGATGACAGCTAATTTTATGATGTATTTTGCCTTTTATATACTTACCCCATTACTCCCTATATATCTGAGTGAGAGATTCGGAGCGACGAATGATGTCATCGGACTTGTACTTTCGGGGTATACTATTGCGTCATTGATAATACGTCCGTTCAGTGGTTTTGTTGTAGATAGTTTCAACCGCAAAAAGGTACTTGTTATTTGTCTTTTCTCGTTTTTTGTATTTTTCGTCGGATATATAGCAGCAAGCACACTCCTTATGTTTGCTATAGTTAGAACATTACACGGAGGACCTTTCGGTGCTGCTACAGTAGCTAATAGTACAGTTGCTATAGATGTACTTCCATCAAGTCGTAGAAATGAAGGCTTAGGATATTATGGACTAAGCAATAATCTTGCAATGGCTATCGCTCCTTCAATAGGAATATACTTATATAAGTTGTTGGACGATTTCAGCGTGTTGTTCTGGATAGCCCTTGTCGTAGCTTTTGTGGGCTTACTTGTTGACGGAACGGTGAAGATACTAGCTAATTCTATTGTGAAGAATAATGGAAAACTTTCTCTTGACAGATTTTTCCTTACACGTGCATGGTTGCTTGCAATTAATATAGCTATGTTTGGTTTTTGTTTTGGAGTATTAAGCAATTATCTTGCAATCTACAGCAAACAGGAACTTGGAATTACTGGAGGAACAGGCACATATTTTGCATTACTTTCAATAGGACTGTTTAGTTCTCGTATTGAGGGAGCTAAAGCTTTACGTGAAGGTCGTCTCACTCATAATGCCGCATACGGGATGTGTATTGCTCTTATTGGTTATATTATGTTTGTTGCCTGGATAAATCCAGTAGGTTATTATCTGTCGGCATTCCTTATAGGATTAGGTAACGGTCACATGTATCCTGCATTTCTTAATATGTTTATATCTGTGGCTCATCATGATGAACGGGGTACAGCCAATTCATCAATACTAACTTCATGGGATTTGGGCTTTGGTATAGGAATACTTCTTGGTGGAGTAGTTTCCGAAATGGTTGGTTACAAAGCTGCTTTCTGGATGGTAGCCATTGAAAATGCATTTGGAGTTTTACTGTTCTTCATGTTTGCCGGCAAGTTCTTTGTTAAGAGACGCATAGAGGCGTCTTCCTTTTGA